The Mesorhizobium sp. AR02 region GGGTCGAGTTGATATCCCGATGGCCGAGGTAGGTCGCGAGGAACGGTAGACGACCCTGCGGGTTGATGCCCACCCGATACCATTCCAGGATACGGTTCACGACCATCGAGTGACGCAGGTCATGGAAGCGTGGCCCGGTTCGCCCGTGCTGTGGTTTCAACCCGGCGCGACGTATGACGGCAAGGAACAGCCAAGTGATCGCTTCTGGTGTGTAACGGCGGGTGCGGCCCGGCTCGTGCCAGAACAGGCCGGAGCGCGGATCCTGCGATGCGCCGGCACGGCGCCGTGCATGGATATAGGCCCGAAGCTCGATCATCACGCTGTCGGGCAATGGCAAGATCCTGGTTTTGAAGAACTTGGTTTGCCGAACCGTGATCGTATCACTGTGAAGATTGACATCGCCAATATCGAGACGGGCGAGTTCGCCCCGCCGCAGGCCCGCGCAATAGGCCAGCAACAGCATGGTGTAGATACTCAGCGGGCGAAGCGGTGCCCGTGGTGACGGATAGGAACGAGCGATGTCGAGTATCTGCCGTACGTCGGCGGGCGAGTAGATGTGGGGTTTACGCCAATGCTTGACTACTTCCTTCTGCGGTCTCGGGTCCGGTCGGCGCGGCGGGATCGATGGGTCCCGGTGGCGAAAGATTTTCGTGAGGATACGCCTGAGATTTTCACATTCAACAGCGTGATTGCTCGTGGCTTTCTCCGCTGCCCAATGTTCGAGCATTACCCCGATTGGTTGATCCTGAAGTGCCGGATTCCACTGCAGGAAGTGGTCGAACCTCAACAATCTCTCCGACTGCGAGGAGTATTTGTATCCCCGATTGCGCATCAGCGCGACGTGCTCAGCCATGACCCCTCCCAGCACGCTGCCGAACGGCTGGGGTCGGCGCAGCTCCGCAAAAGCCTTTTCCGGATTGCGCGACGCCAGAGCGCGCCAGACCGGCATGCACTGCTTGATATTGCACGCTTCGCGCAGGGCAGTGATGGGGTTGCGGTCAATCGCCCCGACTTTCAGAAGGTGATCGAGGAACCGGTCAATGATGCGGGTACGGTGTAGCCGCGTCGTCGCTGCCCAGCATTCGGCCGATATCCGCAGCCACGCGACCAGCACGTGCTGATCGAGTTTGCCGTGGCGCTCAACGACATCCTGGAAGCCGTTCAAGACCTGACGGTAGCAGGTTTGGCTTTTCATGCTGCGTAGATCAAGGCTCGCGAGATAGCGGCCAATGGTCGTGCGATCGCGATCGGGCCAACGAGCGGTCATGCCGGCACCTCCGCGCCCGGCACATCAAGCGCGATGGCCCTGAGATCCTCGGTGGCAAGCTTGAGGTAGGGGACCGTCGACGCGGTTGAGCGATGCCCCAACAGGTCGCCGATGACCTTTTGCGGAACTGACGCGCGCAGCATCTCGACCGCACGCGCATGACGGAAGATGTGTGGTCCACATTTGCCTGGCGGCTTGATGCCGGCATGGCGGAGCCGTCGTCGGACCAGGCTGTATAGCTTCTCGAGCTTGCGATAGGGCGCGCGCGTGCGGATGAAGATTTCCCTGGCATCGGTCGCAGGCCGTCCGGAACGCAGATAAGCGAGCACGGCCTCGCCCACCGGATCCATCAGGGGCAGGAACGAGCAGGTTTGCGTCTTACTGTGACGGACACGGATGGCTTCGGTCCGCCAATCGATGTCCTCGATCCGCAGGTTGCGGATTTCTCCAGCCCGCAGTCCATAGGTTGCAAGGATTTGCAAGATCGCATGGTCCCGCAGCCCCGCCGGCGTCTTGTCCGTCCTCGCGGTTTCCAGCACCGCGGCGATCTGGCCCCGCTCCAGGATCGAGGGCACCCCTTCATAGGCGTAGAGGAGTGGCGCGATGATATGTGGTGACTGGTCGGTCGCAATGTGGCCTGTCCTATGGAGATAACGCAACAACGAGCGAAGCCGCTCCGCTACAGCTTTCAGCGAGCAGCGCGTCAGCTTCAACGCTCGCAGGTCCATATAGCGGTCGATGTCGCCGATGCTCAGGTCCATCAGGCCTTCGACACCGCATCGTTCGAGTTGCCAGGCAAGGAAGTGTCGAGCCTCCCACAAGAACGCGTCGATGCTGGGCCGGCCAAAGCCCCGCTCCTCGTGAAGCCAGGTCTCGTATTCGTTGCAGATTGTAAATCGCAGTGCATCGGCGGCGCAGGTCGCTTTCGGGGCTGGTGGCCACTGCCCCTGCACAAGCCGAAGCAGCGCGTGAATGCCGGCGCACGGAATCTGGTGCCAGCGCGGACCAGGACGTCGACCACGACGCTGCCGGAACAGGGCGACCGAATCGCGCAGATATCGCTCCACTTGGGCTTCGGTCACATCCGTGACCAGAATATTTCGCCGCGCAAGATGGTCGAGGAACCCGCGCGCATAAGCACAATAGTTTCCTACCACCACGGGGCTGTATTGTTGGCTGATCAGTACGGCTTTGAGCTCGGTAATCAGTTCGCAATCGGATTTCGACATCAATGGCTCCTCTGATGGTCAAAAGACCGCAGAGGTTCGCCGGAAAATAATGCGGAGCAAATCCCTCGACGAACGGCAGAATTGTGCGGATTTCACGCGTTCCTTCACATTCCTGCGACCTCGCGATTAGTCAAGCGGCAGAAGAACGACGCAGCGGATGCGGAGGCGATCGTCGAGGCAGCGCAACGGCCAACGATGCGCTTCGTCGAACCGAAAACCGAGGAGCAGCAGTCTCGGTCCATAATGTTTCGCACCCGAGAACAGCTGGTCAATCAGCGCACTGAGTTGGTCAACGCATTGCGTGCGCACCTTTGAGTTCGGCCACATCGCGCCTCAGGGAATTCGGTATCTGAACCGACTTGAATGTTTCGTTGAGGACGAGAAAGCCAATTTGCCTGATCTGGCCCGCGAAATCTGCCGCGATCTGCTGGACCGGATCTACCAGCTAACAGGCCGGATCGACGCACTGAAGAAGAAGATCGATGCTCTGTCGAGGGAAGCTGAGGCATCTCGGCGCTTGCAAACCATGCCCGGCGTTGGCCCCATCGCCGCACTGGCGATCGAAACTTTCGCGCCCCCGATGGAGACGTTCAAATGCGGCCGTGACTTCGCCGCCTGGCTTGGGCTCGTCCCGTTGCAGAAATCGACCGGCGGCAAGCAACGACTAGGAAAAACCTCGAAGATGGGCCAATGCGATATTCGACGCCTGCTCATCATTGGAGCCATGGCTGTGGTCCGATGGGCATCGCGGAAGGGCGCGCCCGAGGGCTCCTGGCTCGCGCGCATGATGCCGAAGAAGCCGCGCATGCTCGTGGCCATTGCGCTGGCCAACAAGATGGCGCGTGGCATCTGGGCCATGCTGACAAAGGAAGAGGATTACCGGAATCCGGCAACGGTGCCTGCATGAGCATTCAGCAGCACACCTGAACCGGTCCGTCGGGGATGTGAGGAAGGCCTGAACCGCATGGGCAAATGATCGATCAGATCGGGATCAGGAAACCAGAATGACGCACCGAGCCTCGCGCTCGCTTTCTAGATTTGGACCTGATCCGCGTATCACCATACCGGCCCGCGGCACGTCATGGCCGCAAATCAAGGCCTGACACAAGACCGCACTCGATCACGCGTTCAAAGGTTCAAAATCTTCCTTGCAAAACGGCTGGCATCCACACAAGCGTCATGTATCTGGCGCGCTGCACGGCCCATTCGTCGTTCTGTTCGAGCAGGAGCGCGCCGACGAGGCGGACGATGGCGTCATCGTTGGGGAAGATGCCGACGACCTCGGTGCGCCGCTTGATCTCGCCGTTGAGGCGCTCGATCCGTGCTATGCAGCTTGGCGCGGTGCTCTCTGGGGAAGGTCATGTAGGCCAGCACGTCGGGCTCGGCGTCGTCCATGATTGTCGCCAGCTTTGGCACCTTCGGCCGGATCTGGTCGGCGACGGCACGCCATTGGGTGCTGGCGGCTTCTGGCGTCTCCTGGGCAAACGCGGTGGCGATGAAGGCGGAGACGACACGGCGCCCGCTCTTGCCGGCATGGGCCAGCACGTTCCTCATGAAGTGGACGCGGCAGCGTTGCCATGTCGCGCACAGCACCTTGGTGACGGCCGCCTTGAGGCCCTCGTGCGCGTCGGAGACGACGAGCTTGACGCCCCTGAGGCCGCGGCGGGTCAGCTTGCGCAGGAACTCCGTCCAGATCGGCTCGACCTCCGAGGTGCCGACCATGCCCAGCACCTCGCGCCGGCCGTCCGCGTTGACGCCGACGGCGATGATGACGGCGACCGAGACGATGCGGCCGCCGCGGCGCACCTTCAGGTAGGTGGCGTCGATCCACAGGTATGGCCAGTCGCCCTCGATGGGTCTTTCAAGGAACGCTTTGCGTCAGAGCGGTCTCCGCCGAAGCTAGCCGGGATCGAGACGATATGGCTGAAATGGTTGGAGCAGGTGCCTCGTCTGCAGATCGGCGCACTGCATCTAGTGCATCAAGCCAGCAGCAAGAGCGACATGGGAAGGATAGTTCGATAACTTCGTAAAGCAGACAAGGTCGATCAGACAATCCCACAACAGCACCTTATATGGTCGGTACGAGGGATCGTATCCACCCTTCACCATAGGATAAAGTACCAAGATCAGCGATCTGAATCATCGGCGTGGCTTTCGTGCGGCCCCGTGGATCACCCCTCACGATCTCCCTGAAGTCTTCCGCTCGTAGCGACGCGTACCTTCGCATGCACGGGACGGCCGCGCGACCGCCTCAGAATGCTGGCATCCTCTGGGCCAGAGAGCCGGCTAAGCGGCCTCGAACGAACTTTGAGCGCATCGTCGGCACGGCAGGAAGGCGCAACCGCGTCAGCCGTTGCGAAAGGTGTAACCGTACCCGTTGATCGCCGGCGCGCCGCCGAGATGCGCGTAGAGGACCCTCGACCCCTCGGGAAAGAAGCCTTTCTGGACGAGGTCGATCATCCCTTGCATCGATTTGCCCTCGTAGACGGGATCGGTAATCATACCCTCGAGACGCGCACACAGGCGGATCGCCTCCTTCGTTCCCTCGGACGGAATCCCATAACTCGGGTACGCGTACTCCTCGAGCAACACCACGTCATCCTCGACGAGTTCCGTTTCGAGCTCGACGAGCATCGCTGTATGTTGGGCAATGCTGAGCACCTGCGCCTTGGTCTTAGCGGGGATGGCAGAGGCATCGATACCGATCACGTTGCGCTGTCGACCGTCCTCGGCGAATCCGACGAGCATCCCAGCATGCGTTGAACCTGTGACCGTGCAAACGACGATGTAATCGAAGGCAAACCCAAGCTGGTTCTCCTGAGCCCGCACTTCCTCCGCGAATCCCACATAGCCGAGGCCTCCATTCGGGTGAACAGACGCCCCGGCAGGTATCGCATAGGGCCTGCCGCCCCTTGCCTTGACCTCGTAAAGCGCCTTTTCCCAACTGCGGCGGATACCGATGTCAAAGCCCTCGTCGACCAGGCGCACCTCTGCTCCCATGATGCGGCTCAAGAGAATGTTGCCGACCCGGTCGTAGACGGCATCCTCATGTGGTACCCAGCTCTCCTGAACCAGGAGACATTTCATGCCGATCTTGGCGGCGACCGCGGCGACCATGCGGGTGTGGTTGGACTGCACGCCCCCGATGGTGACGAGCGTATCGGCATCTGACGCGATCGCGTCGGGAATGATGTATTCGAGCTTGCGCAGCTTGTTTCCGCCGAACGCGAGACCCGAGTTGCAGTCCTCGCGTTTGGCGTAGATTTCCACCTTTCCCCCCAGATGCTTGCCGAGGCGGTCGAGCTTCTCGATGGGCGTGGGTCCAAAGGTGAGCGGATAACGTTCGAAATTTTCCAGCATATTTTCTCCAGCAACAGGTGATTGAGCTGAACCAGCTCCGCCCTCGCTCACGGGCTTTTTGATTTGGAGCCAGCTGCGTCGTCGGACGTTGCAGAAGGCTCCCATTTTTCTTTCCAGCGCTGCGTTCGTCATCGAGACAAAGCCACCCGCATACTGGCGTGCTGCGACGGCTATTATGTGCCAACCGAACCCAAACAGCTGGATTCACGCTGCTAGACGGGCCAGGATGCGGTCACCTCTGCCCATTTCAAGCACACCTGTCGCTTGGACGGTCAGCTCGATGTCCCTGGTTGATCCAAAGTGGCGTAGATTTCCTATGGATCACGACGCTTCAGCAGGGAAATGCCGGGCCGAGTTGAGGCACATCTGAAGATTCATTCCTCACCTCATCATGGTCTGCCGGTTGGGATCGAACTTCCTTGCAACTACCGAAATGTTCAGCCCTTTGGCCAGCTCTGCTAGCGCAGCCAGACCGCCAGATCAGAAAGAGCACGCTTGCGAAATAGGCTATCTGGAGGAGCAGCGAACAAGCCAGCGTCGTGACGACCACTAAACGGATGGAATGCGAGGCGAAGTAGACAGCCACAGCGTTGCCGCACAGGACCAGCACAAACACGCCACAAAAGATTCTAAAGGGCAACGCCGTTCTCCTGGTTTGTCCCATCAAGTCATGCTGCGACCTGGTCGGCCGCAACATGGGTCTGGCAGTTCTTCGGGCAGACGCGGGCGCAGGCTCCGCAGCCAATGCATCGGCCGGCATTATCGACAACCATGATCATGCGATTGAGCTCGCCATCGAAGTCGTCGTCTTCGCCGTCGCAGACGCCGAGGATTTCACCCGCGTCATCGACGCCGTGAAGGTGCATGACCTCGCGCGAGCAGACCTTGAAACAGCGGCCGCAGCCGATACAAGTCCTGCCATCTATAGCGGTCAGATATTCCGGCAGCCATATGGAGCCGTCGCGGGTGGTGAATGTGCTCCTCATCGTAAATTCTTCATTGCAGCGAGCTCTCTCTTGGCATCATCCAACTCGGCAAAAACGGCGTACGCTTTCTCGGCAACCTCCTCTATCTCAGTCCATTGGACCGGGAGATCCTCTGCAAGGTCGCGCAATTTCATCTTCGCAACTGCCGCACGCAGCTGAAGCTTTCGGACTTTCTTCCCCATCTCATCTAGGTTTGACATAAATCCTTCCTCGAAATCAGTTTCTTCACGGCCGCGCCACGGCGGGAAGCCAATAGCTGCAGTCGCATCGTCGACCAGTTTCGTACCGGCCTCCGCGAGTTTCCGGAACGTCTCGAAGCCAAACCGGTGGACGTCTCGACAGAACGACCAACCGCCCGGCCGTGGAAACCAGGCGCCCGAAGCCCCCATCGGTTTCATCTCCTTCATTGGCGATGTGATCAGGCCGGAGCGCTCCTCGATGGCAAGACTGACGGCGGTGTAAAACATGTCCAGCCTCCACAGCACGTCCGGATCAGGATCGCCGATGATGGGGATGGCACGGCGCTGTTCCTTCGTGATGATGAAGCCGGCCAGCAGCTCGGTGTCAGCCTTGCCTCGCCATGAGCCGTCAAAGTCTTGAGCACGGATCAGCCGCACGAGGCATTTGACAAACGGGGTGGCAAGGGCCGCCTCGTGCTCGTTTACAGCAGGGCTAACCGCGGCATCAGACATTTCACCTTCTCCTCAATTTCAGTCCTCGTCCTCGAAGGAGGATTTCTGTTTTCGGGGACCCCTGCTTCGGGCACACTTGCGCAGCCGACGTCCGGCTCCGGGCGGCCGATTCCACGCAATTTATGTCCCGCTGGCCGATCTTGAAGAGGTCCTCGACTGCGGGGTCTTCCACCGCGGCCAGAATCGCGTCGAGTATCCCGTCTCCCGCGATGCAGCCGGAGGGCATCGCAAGTTTTGAACTCCAACCTGCGGCAAGCGATGCGCCCTGTGCTGCAATGGACATACTTACCGCGGGCCCGCCGCAGAAACTGGACGAATTGGCCAGGGTTCAATTCCAATTGTCATCCCTTTGCGATCTTTGCTCATGAGGCGACTGCGGTTTGATTGTCAGGAGCCTTGTTTTGCGGAACCACACAAAGATCCGCGTAACAGGCGTTTTCACCCGTGTAGTTGGCCAGGGCTTGGAGCAATGGGCTAAGGTAGTACTGTTTGATGTGGT contains the following coding sequences:
- a CDS encoding tyrosine-type recombinase/integrase, whose amino-acid sequence is MTARWPDRDRTTIGRYLASLDLRSMKSQTCYRQVLNGFQDVVERHGKLDQHVLVAWLRISAECWAATTRLHRTRIIDRFLDHLLKVGAIDRNPITALREACNIKQCMPVWRALASRNPEKAFAELRRPQPFGSVLGGVMAEHVALMRNRGYKYSSQSERLLRFDHFLQWNPALQDQPIGVMLEHWAAEKATSNHAVECENLRRILTKIFRHRDPSIPPRRPDPRPQKEVVKHWRKPHIYSPADVRQILDIARSYPSPRAPLRPLSIYTMLLLAYCAGLRRGELARLDIGDVNLHSDTITVRQTKFFKTRILPLPDSVMIELRAYIHARRRAGASQDPRSGLFWHEPGRTRRYTPEAITWLFLAVIRRAGLKPQHGRTGPRFHDLRHSMVVNRILEWYRVGINPQGRLPFLATYLGHRDINSTLVYITVTQDLLHLANERFRAVGAPCLNLAQEVRS
- a CDS encoding site-specific integrase, whose protein sequence is MSKSDCELITELKAVLISQQYSPVVVGNYCAYARGFLDHLARRNILVTDVTEAQVERYLRDSVALFRQRRGRRPGPRWHQIPCAGIHALLRLVQGQWPPAPKATCAADALRFTICNEYETWLHEERGFGRPSIDAFLWEARHFLAWQLERCGVEGLMDLSIGDIDRYMDLRALKLTRCSLKAVAERLRSLLRYLHRTGHIATDQSPHIIAPLLYAYEGVPSILERGQIAAVLETARTDKTPAGLRDHAILQILATYGLRAGEIRNLRIEDIDWRTEAIRVRHSKTQTCSFLPLMDPVGEAVLAYLRSGRPATDAREIFIRTRAPYRKLEKLYSLVRRRLRHAGIKPPGKCGPHIFRHARAVEMLRASVPQKVIGDLLGHRSTASTVPYLKLATEDLRAIALDVPGAEVPA
- a CDS encoding 1-aminocyclopropane-1-carboxylate deaminase: MLENFERYPLTFGPTPIEKLDRLGKHLGGKVEIYAKREDCNSGLAFGGNKLRKLEYIIPDAIASDADTLVTIGGVQSNHTRMVAAVAAKIGMKCLLVQESWVPHEDAVYDRVGNILLSRIMGAEVRLVDEGFDIGIRRSWEKALYEVKARGGRPYAIPAGASVHPNGGLGYVGFAEEVRAQENQLGFAFDYIVVCTVTGSTHAGMLVGFAEDGRQRNVIGIDASAIPAKTKAQVLSIAQHTAMLVELETELVEDDVVLLEEYAYPSYGIPSEGTKEAIRLCARLEGMITDPVYEGKSMQGMIDLVQKGFFPEGSRVLYAHLGGAPAINGYGYTFRNG
- a CDS encoding exopolysaccharide production repressor protein, giving the protein MPADALAAEPAPASARRTARPMLRPTRSQHDLMGQTRRTALPFRIFCGVFVLVLCGNAVAVYFASHSIRLVVVTTLACSLLLQIAYFASVLFLIWRSGCASRAGQRAEHFGSCKEVRSQPADHDEVRNESSDVPQLGPAFPC
- the fdxB gene encoding ferredoxin III, nif-specific, translating into MRSTFTTRDGSIWLPEYLTAIDGRTCIGCGRCFKVCSREVMHLHGVDDAGEILGVCDGEDDDFDGELNRMIMVVDNAGRCIGCGACARVCPKNCQTHVAADQVAA
- a CDS encoding NifX-associated nitrogen fixation protein, with the translated sequence MSDAAVSPAVNEHEAALATPFVKCLVRLIRAQDFDGSWRGKADTELLAGFIITKEQRRAIPIIGDPDPDVLWRLDMFYTAVSLAIEERSGLITSPMKEMKPMGASGAWFPRPGGWSFCRDVHRFGFETFRKLAEAGTKLVDDATAAIGFPPWRGREETDFEEGFMSNLDEMGKKVRKLQLRAAVAKMKLRDLAEDLPVQWTEIEEVAEKAYAVFAELDDAKRELAAMKNLR